Proteins found in one Thermoplasmata archaeon genomic segment:
- a CDS encoding magnesium chelatase ATPase subunit I, producing MDKLLFPFVSIVGQEDMKKALLLNIVDPSIGGALLKGEKGTAKSTTVRSLAQILPFRETVEGCPFNCDPNKPDTLCPECAEKVKQGKQLQVAKNRMRVVELPLSATEDRVAGTLDIEHVLKTGEKKFEPGVLAQANGNLLYVDEVNLLDDHIVDLLLDSAAMGVNYVEREGVSFAHAARFILVGTMNPEEGELRPQLLDRFGLSVDVKGDKDMDVRMEVVKRRVAFDMDPAQYTKSCKDESDKLMERLTQARENVFKVSADDSIIKAIVTITTSFGIDGHRADITMLKAAKANAALEGRKEVTKDDLRAVAALVLSHRMRRRPFEEAAFDTEELERCLQSI from the coding sequence ACATGAAAAAGGCCCTTCTCCTCAACATAGTCGATCCAAGCATCGGAGGCGCCCTTCTGAAAGGTGAGAAGGGTACAGCAAAATCCACGACGGTTCGTTCTCTGGCGCAGATACTTCCTTTCAGAGAGACCGTGGAGGGATGCCCCTTCAATTGCGATCCAAACAAGCCCGATACCCTCTGTCCTGAATGTGCTGAGAAGGTCAAACAGGGCAAACAGCTGCAGGTCGCTAAGAACCGTATGAGGGTCGTGGAGCTCCCTCTGAGCGCTACGGAGGATCGTGTAGCAGGAACCTTGGACATCGAACATGTCCTGAAGACCGGTGAGAAGAAGTTCGAACCGGGAGTATTGGCGCAGGCCAACGGGAACCTGCTGTATGTGGACGAGGTCAATCTCCTGGACGATCACATCGTCGATCTGCTTTTGGACTCCGCGGCAATGGGAGTCAACTATGTCGAAAGGGAAGGAGTTTCTTTCGCCCACGCCGCACGTTTCATCCTGGTCGGGACCATGAACCCTGAGGAAGGGGAGCTTAGACCACAGCTCTTAGACAGGTTCGGATTGTCCGTGGATGTCAAAGGCGACAAGGATATGGATGTCCGCATGGAAGTCGTGAAGAGGAGGGTCGCATTCGACATGGATCCCGCCCAGTACACCAAATCCTGCAAGGACGAATCAGATAAGCTCATGGAGAGGCTCACACAGGCCCGTGAGAATGTCTTCAAGGTCTCTGCCGATGATTCCATCATCAAGGCTATTGTAACGATCACTACCTCGTTCGGAATCGACGGTCATAGAGCAGACATTACGATGCTGAAGGCAGCCAAGGCCAATGCTGCGCTGGAAGGCAGGAAAGAGGTCACCAAGGATGACCTCAGGGCGGTGGCGGCACTTGTGCTGTCCCATCGCATGAGGCGCAGGCCTTTCGAGGAGGCCGCGTTCGATACGGAGGAACTCGAGAGATGCCTCCAGTCTATCTGA